From Arachis stenosperma cultivar V10309 chromosome 2, arast.V10309.gnm1.PFL2, whole genome shotgun sequence, one genomic window encodes:
- the LOC130963278 gene encoding auxin response factor 17-like: MPRRSAPSSSSPPRPTPIPAKFWRACAGISAHAPVVNSRVYYFPQGHIDQAASQPLNLSPLVYSRPVIPCRVAAVNFFADPNTDEVFLKILLLPVTDGSAQDFLSPAVAAEGSGNGNGDDEKVESYAKILTRSDANNGGGFSVPRFCADLIFPPLNFEEDPPVQTLRITDLHGAVWEFRHIYRGTPRRHLFTSGWSKFVNSKKIISGDTVVFMKDSDGRMFVGIRRNMSPDDGISDSGLDWLSKIVGMDEGEKEKEEEDEEVMMEGFARNGKGRVSSASVAEAMELAAQNKPFEVVYYPSVGWGEFVVKAEDVDVKMNGILCSVGMRVKMARENYDSSRMTWFQGTVSGVTIPGEAQPWSGSPWRMLQITWDESEILKNVSPVSPWQVEFLSGTPSLPQVFPPTKKFRTADGSKIFSHEVEESSFSMTRLAIPDLAMGVLNQTLLMSSYSTPFPASIQGARHPLLSASTCPIFPINPPLSIANSFENNIRPRLNAMLPEPNIYTHKPESLSPHNKSSLTPNSNSTKSGTASFQLFGCTIQTDQASDEIDDHSTAKNDAGEDNESYTHRLKAATQQSQQSREDATNGSVASVVDSDADWRETASAPYKNYIYKMGLFFVQELQRSLQQQAQEFNNYRERYQEILTCVTSTDELRLEWRELLDWMQRMEAQIEVYKAQMRAAGIDLAGGIRTSPPSTPPT, encoded by the exons ATGCCTCGCCGTAGTGCTCCGTCCTCATCATCGCCGCCGAGGCCAACACCTATTCCGGCCAAATTCTGGCGTGCATGTGCTGGAATCTCTGCGCACGCACCAGTAGTGAACTCTAGGGTTTACTACTTTCCACAGGGACACATCGACCAAGCTGCTTCGCAACCGCTTAACCTTTCACCTCTAGTTTACTCCAGGCCGGTCATCCCTTGCCGTGTCGCCGCCGTCAACTTTTTCGCGGACCCTAACACCGACGAGGTCTTCCTCAAGATTCTTCTCCTTCCTGTCACCGATGGATCCGCTCAGGATTTTCTTTCACCTGCCGTCGCCGCCGAAGGCAGCGGCAACGGCAATGGCGACGATGAAAAGGTTGAGTCGTACGCCAAGATTCTCACGCGGTCCGATGCGAACAATGGCGGAGGGTTTTCGGTGCCGAGATTCTGTGCGGACTTGATCTTCCCGCCGTTGAACTTTGAAGAGGACCCGCCGGTGCAGACGCTTCGCATAACCGACCTCCACGGCGCCGTTTGGGAGTTTCGCCACATCTACCGAGGGACGCCGAGACGGCACCTCTTCACTTCTGGCTGGAGCAAGTTCGTTAACAGCAAGAAGATTATCTCTGGCGATACTGTGGTCTTCATGAAGGACTCCGATGGCAGGATGTTTGTCGGAATCCGTCGCAATATGTCACCGGACGACGGTATCTCAGACAGcggattggattggttatcaAAGATCGTTGGGATGGACGAGGgggaaaaggaaaaagaagaggaagatgaagagGTGATGATGGAAGGGTTTGCAAGAAACGGGAAGGGGAGGGTGAGTTCGGCTTCAGTGGCGGAGGCGATGGAGCTGGCGGCTCAGAACAAGCCGTTCGAAGTTGTTTACTATCCAAGCGTGGGTTGGGGGGAGTTTGTGGTAAAGGCAGAGGATGTAGACGTGAAGATGAATGGTATTCTCTGCAGTGTTGGGATGAGAGTGAAGATGGCTAGAGAGAACTACGATTCTTCACGGATGACTTGGTTTCAGGGAACAGTTTCTGGTGTTACTATTCCCGGTGAAGCTCAACCATGGAGCGGTTCTCCTTGGCGCATGCTTCAG ATTACATGGGATGAATCTGAAATCTTGAAGAATGTAAGCCCCGTTAGTCCATGGCAGGTGGAGTTTCTTTCTGGCACACCTTCACTTCCTCAAGTATTTCCCCCAACAAAAAAGTTCAGAACTGCAGACGGTTCTAAAATTTTCAGTCATGAAGTGGAAGAATCCTCCTTTTCCATGACAAGACTTGCTATTCCTGATTTAGCAATGGGAGTGCTGAATCAAACATTGTTGATGAGTAGTTATAGCACCCCTTTTCCTGCTAGCATTCAGGGAGCCAGGCATCCTCTACTTTCTGCATCTACATGTCCCATTTTTCCGATTAATCCTCCTCTGTCTATTGCTAACTCCTTTGAGAATAACATTAGACCAAGGTTAAATGCTATGTTGCCAGAGCCTAATATTTACACTCATAAACCTGAAAGCTTATCTCCACATAACAAGTCTAGTTTGACCCCTAACAGCAACTCAACCAAATCTGGGACTGCTTCTTTTCAGCTATTTGGTTGTACTATTCAAACAGATCAAGCTTCTGATGAAATTGATGACCATAGCACCGCTAAAAATGACGCAGGAGAAGACAAC GAGTCCTACACACATAGACTAAAGGCCGCTACTCAACAGTCCCAGCAAAGTAGGGAGGACGCCACCAATGGCTCTGTAGCTTCAGTTGTTGATTCCGATGCGGATTGGCGTGAGACCGCCTCAGCGCCGTACAAGAACTACATATACAAGATGGGGTTGTTCTTC GTACAGGAGCTCCAACGCAGCCTTCAGCAGCAGGCTCAGGAGTTTAACAATTATCGGGAGAGGTATCAGGAGATCCTCACCTGCGTGACGTCTACGGATGAGCTTAGGCTGGAGTGGAGGGAGTTGCTGGACTGGATGCAGCGTATGGAGGCTCAAATCGAGGTGTACAAAGCCCAGATGCGCGCCGCTGGCATCGACCTTGCTGGTGGCATACGAACATCACCGCCTTCTACGCCGCCGACTTAA